The Acanthochromis polyacanthus isolate Apoly-LR-REF ecotype Palm Island chromosome 10, KAUST_Apoly_ChrSc, whole genome shotgun sequence genome includes the window attttccggTTTCTTTCCCTCCGTGACACTCGGCTGAATATATTTGGGgtgtgaacaaaacaagacatttaatactgactgatccacattttatgacatttcacAAACCAAACAGTTCATCCACAAAATAACTGTTTGATACTGTCAGTTTAGATTGAGTAAAActgttcattattatatatgTTATTGGCATTGTTGCTCATGATTTTAGTGAAACATGCGTCCAAAGACTGCAGAAGGAAAGCAGAATGAGCTTAACAATGTGCAGTGTTCACGTATAactaagcagcagcagcaggaaattCACACATCTTTGAATGAAGGAGATTCCACAGTAATAGCCTGTTACCCGTCTACCTGAGCACTAACCCTGACCCTGTGTGTCTGATCAGGTACAGCTACGACAACCACAACCAGAGAGAAGTCTGCATCATCGAGTATCCAGAGTCTCCAGGCCTGCCTGCTGAAGGTGTGGTAGTTGGACACAGCGCTGAGGGCAACGGGGGCGACAAAGCTGAAAACCTGTCCCGCCGGCCCCAGCCCCACCCACCTGCCGCCAAACCACCTCAGCAGGGTGCCAAACACAAAGAGCCCCCCGGTGCCACAGAGAGCgccaagaagaagaagcccTTCCACTGCAAGCCATGCCACTTCCAGGCCCAGAATGAGCAGGAGTTTGTGGAGCACCTCGGCACCCATAGCATCAGCAAGATGTTGGTGGTAAACCGCGTAGAGGGGCGCAGCAAGACCAAGGCCAAGGAGGCGGAGCCGCCCGAGTCCCAGGCTCCAGCAGGTCCGGGGGGGCGGACAGCGGCGGCGGGGAggcggcggcggcagcaggCGACATCAAGGGGCTGATCAGGTGTGAGCGGTGCGGCTACAACACCAACCGATACGACCACTACATCGCCCACCTGAAGCACCACAGCAAGGAGGGCGAGGACCACAGGTAACGCCAGCACACCTGAGCAGACGTTAGCCAGCGGCACACAAAGCGACTTAAGGgagattaaaaaatgacaaatgtgggcgatagggttagggttcgattcccgctcacgGCAGGTCCTCCCCCGCATTCTGCTTTCCTGCATGCCtctaaataaactaaataaaaccaaaaatcgCAGGGTAACTTTACTGACactaaacgacaaaaaaacagtacaaaagagacacaagatgatTAACAGAAGGATgacacaaagcgaccacaaagagatgtgaaacagctagcacaaacaagaccaagaaaagaaagaacaacaaaaccAGATGAGAAAAGAAGaggctttaaaaatgtaaattgttcAATGGAGTGTCCGTTTTTTCCTGTGAAGGTTACACCTGGGGACACATGATGacgtttacatttttgtaaagtaaatcatcaaatataataataataatataattaataatatattttattttgtcccTGTGTGTCGTGCTGCACAGATAACATTTCCGAGTTCTGTGTCCTTCGTCAGGGTTAGTTGAGAGACACTCAAAAGGACCGCAAAGAGACGGGGCTTGAAAATGTTGACAATCTTGTGTCTGCAGGGTTTTCAAGTGCACTCTGTGTCCGTACACCACCGTCAGCCAGTACCACTGGAGGAAACACCTGAGGAATCACTTCCCTAGCAAACTGCACACCTGCAGCCAGTGTTCCTACTTCTCAGACCGCAAGAGCAACTACATCCAGCACATCCGGACTCACACTGGTATGAacgaatggatggatgtcctCAGTCAGTTTGGTCCCATCTGCGCTCTGAGCAGAGTCGGTCGGTAAATACATGTAACATGAACAACGTGAAACAAACACGAAGGTGTGTTTCTTTCTGTACAGGTGTCCGTCCTTTCCAGTGCCTGTACTGCGACTACTCCAGCTCTCAGAAGACCCACCTGACCAGACATATGAGGACTCATTCAGGTCAGTCGTAAAAGAAAACCACAGCACGGAGCTGACGACGGCTCCATGCTGATCACTGGAGACGACCTCACTGGACCAAACAAAAACCTAACCACGGCACGCAAGTGTCTTCAGAGAACAAAAGTGCGAAAGTCTGTTGACATGAGGTGTGTCTTTGACTGACTGATGACTAACCAGTCAGTCCAAAACAAGCCGAAAACCGGTCCATAACCAACTTTAAAACCGGTTGAAAAACTACTCGGACAGAATTCTAAATCCAATTCAAGAATCAGTTCAAAACCAACTCAAAAAACTAATTAAGACCAGTCCAACATTAGCCTCAAGCCAAGACATCCAAACAACCAGTCCTAGCACTCAGGGCTAGCACCACATGAACCCAGAGTGTGGAGATGACAGACCAGCGCTGCCTCATGCTGTGGCGTGTTACTGCTGGCTGACAGTCACTGTGGTATCTCCTGTATTAAATCCAGCCCTGTTGGCAGGTTTTAAACCTGATGAATGACATCGAACATGTGTTGAACGTCAGCAGAAAGCCgtgatgttgctgctgctgtatcTGACTgtcaacatttctgtttgtactgAAGCCATCGATGTCGGACTAACACGGTAACACCGTCTGACCTCGCGTGTTGTGTTGCGTGTTGTGCTGTactgtgttgtgttgcattcaCATTGCAGATCAGATTGGCCTGAAAACACATCTCTGTGAAATGTTAGGTGAAGTGACCTCAGGCTGCTGCATGAACCATCtgcctaacctaaccctaacccacacACAGCTAGCACATCAACTGACTGCAAGAGATGCTTGAAGGTCACTTATCGTTAGTACGTGTGCTCGCATTTTACCTCCCGATCGTTGTGTTGCTTCTGAAGGCCAAGTTTATTGAGAACAGAACAAGAGAATCGAACCCTAATCTATTTTGATCCTATTGAACAGTTTCCAGAATTATTATCATGACAATAAATTTACCATTAAGCGTTTCTCGCTCAGATAAGTACACCAGAATACCACTGAACATGTCAAAGATTTAAAATGTCCCATCAGATCTGCTTGTTTGGTTATATTCTGCTGCCCCCCCGCCCGCCGTCGTCACAATCAACCGATGCAGTGATAATTCActacaaatgacaaaagacgCAAAGTTCGAGACATTGAGTCTTCTCCAAACCAGGTTTGTGGCTGCAGAACGGGTCTGAAAATTACCAGATCTGTCCATTTGAAAAAGGGTTAGGAAATCATTTCAAAACTCTGTACCTCTTGGATGTGGTACAGTTTGTGATGAATCTGATGAAAGTAACTTTTTCTGTGTGACCAagtactttatttattttaataatcattGTTAGAGCTGCTGATCAAACTGATCAGTCAAAACAGATTCTCTCACTGGAAATAAATTTGGCCTTGAAGACCAAATTGCAAGCTGGACTCTGTGACTGGTAGACCTTAAGAGGTAAAGCATTGAAGACATCATAAGAACTTTTCAAGAGTCAAGCATCTCCTCATCATGATCATCTACACACTGTCCAGCCTTCAAAGTGGGGTCCAAAAATCAAAATATGCCCTTCTCATTCCTTCACTTGGACACCACTTTGAAAGCATTTGTTATACCTGCTTGCTTCATCGTGTTCTTTGTTTGTCTgaccaagtatttcatattaaaaaactCTTGTGACATGGAGCTAAATTAGTGGTTCAGACAGTGTTGGTCTTgtcttcaacatttttgattATTGTCtgctcaaagatgggacttGATTTCATGATGGCCTTCATGAAGTTAATCAGACTAGCGCTGACCCTAACCCTATTGTCCCTCAAACGTAGAGGGACAATGTGGCATGTTTTTTGCCCAAAAAAACATGCCACATTGTCTGGGTCAATTATGTTTTTTACACACCACCACAGTCAgactctttctgtctgtgttccacCTAAGACAACTGTCTGTAACGCTTCCTTTTTTTCATTGCTGCAGGTGAACGCCCTTTCAAGTGTGAGAGCTGCACCTACTTGGCAGCCAATCAGCATGAGGTGACCCGGCACGCTCGGCAGGTCCACAACGGCCCTAAACCTCTGTCCTGTCCCTACTGCGAGTACAAGACAGCCGACCGCAGCAACTTCAAGAAGCACGTCGAGCTTCACCTCAACCCTCGCCAGTTTCTCTGTCCACTCTGCAAGTACGCGGCCTCCAAGAAGTGCAACCTGCAGTACCACATCAAGTCCCGGCACTCTGGCTGCAACGTCGCCGTGGACGTTTCCAAGGTCAAGCTGCGTGTCAAGAAACCCGGTCCTGACGAGGAAAACGCCGACTCCAACGCTAACAAAGAGGAGGACTTTGACATGGACGAGGACTCGAGCCCAATCAATCTGTCAATCAGAAAGACTGGCAGGTCAGGCCAGAGTGTTGGCCAAACACCTGACAAGGCTCAGACCTCTAAATCGAACATCACTTGCACTGAAAAATCCTCAAAGGTGAAGGACAAGCCAGTGGAACCGGAGAAAAAGATTGCAACGAGGCAGAAGAAGGTGAACGGGAGTCCAGCAGAGAACACGCTTGTTAAAGAAACCCAGACGGAGGTAACACCTGCCACACATACAAACACCAACAAGGTGAAGAGGCGAGTCAAGAATAAAGATAAAGTAGCAGTCCAGGACCAAGCAGACGCACTGCAAAAACCTCAAACAGAGCCAGAGAAACCCGACCACCAACATCAAAGATCGGATGAGGCCAGATCAGTGACACTGAAGGTGAATCAgcagaacaacagcagcagtggcAGCGAGAACAGGAGTCTTCTCAGCAAACCTCGCAAGAAGTCAGAGAAAACTCCAGAACACGTTGATGAAGCTCAGACAGGGTTAGATCACTGGAGACGACCTCAGAAAGACAAGTTGTTGACCAAGGACAAGGCTGCAAAGAGGAAAGCTGTTTCCACAGCTTTAGATCTGTCCAGCAAGTCCTCTTCTGAGACCCCGCCCAAGACCAGGCGGCTGAAAGCCTTGAAATCTGCTTCAGAAGACATTACTGAGACCATCGAGTCCAGTctgacgaagaagaagaagaagaaggccaAGAGTTCCAACAAGAAGGCCACAAGTCTGCCAAAAGAGAGGTCCGCGTCGTCTGTCATCAGGCTGTCCTCTGAGGCTCCGGAAGCTTCTGCTCAGGTGGACGACCTGACACCAGCCGCCACCACTACTGCCAGCCCGACAGAACCCACCGCCTTTACAGACCAAAACTCTGAGAAAACTTGCAATGTTTcaccgagcagcagcagctccagtgaGGACACACCTTCTGTGGACCGGCCTGTGcccacaccaccaccaccaccaccatcatctcTCAAAGCCGCAGACCCCGAGGACGATGAAGGTATACACAGCAGCCACGAAGGGGGAAGCGACATCAGCGACAGCGCCTCCGAGGGCAGCGACGACTCTGGCCTGAACGGTACTGGCGCTACCGTTTCTGCTAAGATGGCCAACGACCCCGAAACCCCCACCAACGAGATCCCAACGCCGACGGAGCTCAAGAGTCACTTGTGCATCTTCTGCGACCGTACGTTCCCCCTGGAGGGCGAGTACCGCCGCCACCTGAACCGCCACCTCGTCAACGTCTACTACATGGACGCCAAAGCTCAGAAATAAGGAGCATGGTGTACAGGAAAAAGTAGTATGTATTGTGTCTTTAAACACATCACAGCGTGACGTCTGAGCACCAACACTGCTGCTGCCAAACTCTCAGAACTTACAAGAGTTTCATTTATGTTTGCTCCAGGTGGGTGGTGTTTGGACCTCACTGTTATCAGTCTGCGAACACGCTATGACATCATCATCTGTCTCACGCTGCTGGTCTGCTGCATCAGCTTTCATCATTTAACATCACAAGATGttagtgtttgtgctgctctgatCACAGCTCTACATCTACCTGTTCTACCCTCTGAACTCCTTTGGTTCTTATCACCGTGAGCTCGCTCAGTATAAAATCCTGAAACACAGCATGACCAGATGGAGaatgaactcagaaatgtcttcccTGTGGTATGACACAATTAAAATGAGACAAGGTcaggaaaaaaagcagagaaacagaaacctggaatcaacgtgtccaacatttttccaagtgttcACAGGTGTTCCCCACGCTGGAAAAAATAGAGGCTCGTTAAACTGTAGATATTTaactgtttacatgtttgtttttcacaataATTCAACAACACTGaggtttcaccatgctgaactTGTCCTGAGCAGTGATCCAGTaggttttcttttcctctctgtggaAACGCTGCCGAAgaagttgtttttggtttttataaGAACTGATTAAACACTTTGTGCTTTCTGAGTCCTGTTACAAACGTCCAGCTGTAGTCTGTGTGAACTTCAAAAACGTCCCTTTTTCAGTGCCTTTGACAATCAACTCTgagactttttcttttattgcttcTCTTTTCAGTTGTTGTATTTCTTGTTGTTTGACAGTTAAAGTTGAAAATATTTGACTGTGTGTGGATGAAATGTGGTTGGTTTGATGCGATCACACGTCAAACTTTGCTTCAGCTGAGGAGTAGGTTATGCTGGGTTAAATCCTGTCTGAACATAACTTCTGTATTTGGCCTAAAAAACAACTGGTTTCCTTGTAAATATCTCGGTGCAATATTCTTTTTAGTCGAGATGCCAAAGCgtttcctcctgtctgtcctcaaaCTGCCCGATGCatttctgcaggttttcactGAAGAACAGTTTGTCAGCCAGCCCTTAAAGGTTCAGCATATTAGAGTTGGGGTTACATCGCTCCAGCTGAAACCATGAAGCTGGCTGgtgttattttatcttttctttcattACAAAGGACACTAAAACCAGACTcggagcagcacaaacacaggcAGTCTGCTGTTCTGGGCGATGAAACGGAAGAAATCAAATACCACCAGCTGGAACATGTCAGGATGCAGATTTACTGAGCTCTTCAACTAACAGTTCATCTGAAGCATACTGTACTctgctctttttaaaaaataaacttttccaAACTCAGCTGTTTGTCTCGTTTTCCTCACTACAGCATAAAGTCCTGCAGGGTGACAAAAATCAgaacagaggaaaaataaaaacaacacgtttaccaacactgaaaaaatacaacagGTAAACCAtttatctccatgtttcctttCCAGACTCATGttagatgtttcaccatgctggatgggtGTCCAACAGCTTGATCCTCTGTTcattgagccatgctgcattcattttattgctCAGTGGGGGAAGCAATAAAATCCTTCTGTGTGAATTCTCTTGAGAATTATTAAATGAGTCACATAGAATGAAGTATTAAATTCATTAAAGTTCAGATATTAGGCATTCACAGATCATCAAAAGGTTTTAAAAACCTGCCAGTAAAGTTTTAAATGAGAACAGcagtgggttagggttagttgaACAAGTTCATGTTATAAATGAGTTTATTGTCATTGAAGATAAAACATGATATAACCAGAAGGCTGAAGGAAGCAATGATGTTTACAGTCAGCACACCACAGGTGTAACCCCAACCACAGCCCTCagttcctcctcttcttcttaaGCTGTGGCGTCTTGGCGCTGCTCACTACTGACAGTCCTCTGCCCAGCAGTCCTGCAGCTTTCAGAGGCTTGTAGGCGGCAGACTTGGGGATACGTTGCCCTTTCAGAGAGACGATGCGAGGAAGCAGCGGCGGCGTCCTCACGCTGAAACCTGCCATCTGTGGACCATGAACCTTCAACAGCAGCTCATCGCCCTCCATCGCCGTCACTGCTACCCAGCCTGCACAGGGACAGAAACAGGTGAGAAAGACGGGgaagacaggcagacagatgaGACAGGACGACAGGCAGACAGGTGAGCGTACCTGCAGATGACAGTTTGATGTCAGCAGCGGCCTCCAGTTGTCCTCGTCCCTCAACTCTGACTTCCTGGGGAACCAACGCTGGAAACTCCTTCATCCTCTCCGACCCTCCGACaggcacctgaatgcaccaacaGATCATGTGACCCCATCCTACCATGTGACCCCCCTTCTACCATGTGACCCCCCTTCTACCATGTGACCCCCCTTCTACCATGTGACCCcctcctattttttttattgtgcattATACATATCTACAGtgaattttatatttacatCTTATACAGACAATTCATTCCGATCTTTCCATTCTTTGGTTACAATATAacatagaaaaaacaaaacaaaaaataaacaaaactaaacaaattctGACAATTACATCGTGTACATGACATTCC containing:
- the rest gene encoding LOW QUALITY PROTEIN: RE1-silencing transcription factor (The sequence of the model RefSeq protein was modified relative to this genomic sequence to represent the inferred CDS: deleted 2 bases in 1 codon), which produces MAAQTVFSVEMFPAVGVSLMEDGQSLSDMPRNTLPAPQLVMLANVAAVTAAESGGGGEGSAADEKEMMELKTVGCSSYSDSEDESIIRYSYDNHNQREVCIIEYPESPGLPAEGVVVGHSAEGNGGDKAENLSRRPQPHPPAAKPPQQGAKHKEPPGATESAKKKKPFHCKPCHFQAQNEQEFVEHLGTHSISKMLVVNRVEGRSKTKAKEAEARVPGSSRSGGADSGGGEAAAAAGDIKGLIRCERCGYNTNRYDHYIAHLKHHSKEGEDHRVFKCTLCPYTTVSQYHWRKHLRNHFPSKLHTCSQCSYFSDRKSNYIQHIRTHTGVRPFQCLYCDYSSSQKTHLTRHMRTHSGERPFKCESCTYLAANQHEVTRHARQVHNGPKPLSCPYCEYKTADRSNFKKHVELHLNPRQFLCPLCKYAASKKCNLQYHIKSRHSGCNVAVDVSKVKLRVKKPGPDEENADSNANKEEDFDMDEDSSPINLSIRKTGRSGQSVGQTPDKAQTSKSNITCTEKSSKVKDKPVEPEKKIATRQKKVNGSPAENTLVKETQTEVTPATHTNTNKVKRRVKNKDKVAVQDQADALQKPQTEPEKPDHQHQRSDEARSVTLKVNQQNNSSSGSENRSLLSKPRKKSEKTPEHVDEAQTGLDHWRRPQKDKLLTKDKAAKRKAVSTALDLSSKSSSETPPKTRRLKALKSASEDITETIESSLTKKKKKKAKSSNKKATSLPKERSASSVIRLSSEAPEASAQVDDLTPAATTTASPTEPTAFTDQNSEKTCNVSPSSSSSSEDTPSVDRPVPTPPPPPPSSLKAADPEDDEGIHSSHEGGSDISDSASEGSDDSGLNGTGATVSAKMANDPETPTNEIPTPTELKSHLCIFCDRTFPLEGEYRRHLNRHLVNVYYMDAKAQK